In one Oryza glaberrima chromosome 2, OglaRS2, whole genome shotgun sequence genomic region, the following are encoded:
- the LOC127763919 gene encoding transcription factor bHLH96-like, which produces MSTLVDALCAPCSDTALIYDTFNASAAASFLFDNAAAFCDADILGATATGEKEATSSAAAAAADAAPPRKKRRRRAKSCKSREETETQRMTHIAVERNRRRQMNEYLAVLRSLMPEPYVQRGDQASIVGGAIEFVKELEQQLQSLEAQKRTLLPHHKARCDDATPMHNASGSNVGAGGCMEPTTTTSNCSSSVTEDAPSADAPPFAQFFAYPQYVWCHSPRDSTTTTTAASASASASASSSSPATVAAALQSEHRSGLADIEVSLVETHASVRVMSPRRPGQLLKMIAGLQALRLTVLHLNVTTLDSLVLYTLSVKVEEGCSLTTVDDIAAAVHHVLCIVDAEAAASEHLLAAGQLTTTATAAAVAKRELATYMY; this is translated from the exons ATGAGCACACTAGTAGACGCGCTGTGCGCTCCCTGCAGCGACACCGCGCTCATCTACGACACCTtcaacgcctccgccgccgcgagcttcCTCTTCGACAATGCCGCCGCCTTCTGCGACGCTGACATCCTCGGCGCCACGGCGACAGGGGAGAAGGAGGCGACGTcgtcggccgcggccgcggccgcggacgccgccccgccgaggaagaagcggcggcggcgcgcgaagAGCTGCAAGTCGCGGGAGGAGACGGAGACCCAGCGGATGACGCACATCGCCGTGGAGCGCAACCGCCGGCGCCAGATGAACGAGTACCTCGCCGTCCTCCGGTCGCTCATGCCGGAGCCCTACGTCCAGAGG GGCGACCAGGCGTCCATTGTGGGAGGCGCAATCGAGTTCGTGAAGGAGCTCGAGCAGCAGCTGCAGTCGCTTGAGGCGCAGAAGCGAACGCTGCTCCCTCACCACAAGGCGAGATGCGACGACGCAACGCCGATGCATAACGCCAGCGGCAGCAACGTCGGGGCCGGCGGCTGCATGGAGCCCACGACGACAACGAGCaactgcagcagcagcgtcaCCGAGGACGCGCCGTCCGCCGACGCGCCCCCGTTCGCGCAGTTCTTCGCGTACCCGCAGTACGTGTGGTGCCACTCGCCGCgcgactccaccaccaccaccaccgcggcgtctgcgtcggcgtcggcttcggcgtcgtcgtcgtcgccggccacggtggcggcggcgctccagtCCGAGCACCGCTCCGGGTTGGCCGACATCGAGGTGAGCCTGGTCGAGACGCACGCCAGCGTCCGTGTCATGTCACCGCGGCGGCCAGGGCAGCTGCTCAAGATGATCGCCGGCCTGCAGGCCCTCCGGCTCACCGTGCTGCACCTCAACGTCACCACGCTGGACTCCCTTGTGCTCTACACCCTCAGCGTCAAG GTGGAGGAAGGATGCAGCCTGACGACGGTGGACgacatcgcggcggcggtgcaccaCGTGCTCTGCATCGTcgacgcggaggcggccgccTCGGAGCATCTCCTCGCGGCGGGGCAACtgaccacgacggcgacggccgcggcggtggcgaagagAGAACTCGCGACGTACATGTACTGA